The sequence below is a genomic window from Streptomyces sp. NBC_00582.
GGTGTCTTCCTTACCGAGCCAGCTCACGGTCATGTTCAGCACGATGAAGCGGCGGGCGATGACGCCGGATGCGTCGCCGAAGTTCGGGAGCTCGTTGGACAGGATCATCAGCCGGGTGGGCATCTTGCCCGTCCACGGGTCGCGGAACTTCCGGTCGACGTCGATGGTGTCCTCGCCGGAGATGGTCAGCAGACGCTCGACAACCTGGTGCCCGTCGCGGCCGGCGAGCCGGGCGTCGGAGATGACGGCGAGCGACTTCCCGAGCAGGGGGGAAAGGCCGAAGTTCGTGGCCAGGCCGGCGAGCGTCGGACCGGCCATGTTGCCCTTGCCGACGAGGTTGGTGAGGATGCGGGCGATGGTGCCTTTGCCGGACCGGGTGGGGCCGACGATGAGCAGGATCTTCTGCTGGTCGGTGCGGCCGGACAGGACGTAGCCGAACCACTCCTGAAGAGCGGCGATGGACTTCTGATCGTCGGGCCACACCTGCTTGAGGAACTGCTGCCAGTTGGGTGCGGTGGCGTCGGGGTCGTAGTCGAACGGCACCGATACGAGGTTGAAGAACCCGGGGGTGAGCGGCAGTAGTTCGCGGTCGGCGACGCGCAGCAGGCCGTTGGTGCAGGCCACGATGGGGCTTTCAGTTCCGTGCGCGTTGTAATTGGCAGAGTCCCGACTCAACCCGTCTCGGGAGATCCATTCCGGGGCGTCGACGGACGGCCGCAGATGGGTGACGGCGGAGATCGCTTCCATCAGGTCCGAGATCTTCCGCTTGGTCGGTGACCACGGCTTGATGATCGGCACGCCGTGCTTGTCGACTCCGGCGCAGTACTCGGCGTGCTCCAGCTTCTTGTACAGGCTGGCGCGCACCTCCTGGTCGTCCATCTCTCGCCAGTAGGAGCCTTCCCAGCGCATCCATGTGCCGCGCCAGTGGCGGCGAGTCAGGAGTCCCGTGTCGGGGTGCCGCCAGGCGGGGGCCAGGTCGCGCGCTACGGCCATGGGGTTGGTGGGCGGCGGCATCTCTCGCTCGTCCGTCACGCCGCCTCCTTCCTGGGGCATTCGAGGTACCGGCCGGGCTGGCCGGGTACGCGGATGGGTGGCCAGCCGGGTGTGGCCTGCAGTTGGTGGGGTGGCTTGGGTTTGGCCAGTTCGTCGAGTTCGGCCCGGCTGCGGGTGTCGACGAGGTTGGGCCGCCGTCCGAGGTTCTTGAGCCAGGCGATCAGCTCTTCCTCGTCGCCGAACTTGCGCCAGAGCTCGGCGGCCTCGAGGGCTCCGGCGAGCCGCCGTGGGTCGTCGGGGGTGAGGGCGATCCATTCGCGCGACCCGTACTTGGGGAAGTCGCGGATGGTCCATGCGGCTTTGGCGTTGGCCCAGAGTTCGGTGATGGCGTCGGGGTCGACGTCGGCCGGCTCCGGGTGGGGGGTGTCGGTAGTTCCGACTCCCTTGCCGCACTGGGCTGCGTCGCAGTCGTGGGGGTCCTGGTGGCCGCAGTCGAGCGGCTCGCACCGTCCGGCGGCTTCGCGGCGGCGGCGAACCTGTGCCACGATGGCAGCAGCTTCGCCGCCCGCGGAGTCTTCTCGAGAAGGGCCTGTGCCGAGCAGGCCCTTCTCTGCGTTGTCGTTCATACGGCCTCTCGGTCCTCCCCTGACAGCACGCGCAGCAGGTCAGCAGTGATGACCACGTGTCGCTTGCCGAACTGAAGGGTCTTGACGGGGCTATCGCCGCGCCTGATGCGTTCGTGCAGGTGGTTCGGGCTACAGCCGAGGGCCTGGGCGCCCTTGGGGACGCTGACGGTGGCGGGCCACTTACGGATGTCGGTGAGGGTGGGGCGAGTCTCCGTCATGCCGCCTGCCCGTTCTGCTCGGCCAGGCGTCGGGCGGAGTGCGCCCGGATGGCGTCCGCGGGGATGAGCCGGCGCCGCCCTTCCTTGAAGCTCGGCAGGTCCCCGGACTTGATCAGTTCGAAGATGGTGGAGCGGCCGAGCCCGGAGGCTTCTACCGCTTCGTCGATTGAGTAGTTGATCTTTTCGACCACGGTTCGACTCCAGTGCGGTCAAGTGCACACGGTTGTGCGCCCTGGTGTGGATGATGCAGCACGGGCCATTGATCGGTCAAGCGTGCACAGTCGATCGGTTACTTGTGTGGACTTGTGCGGACGGTTGTGCGGGCCGTACCGTCCCCTTCATGCGCTTCATGTCTTTCGGTGCTCCGAACACCGACACAGCTGGATGGGTCTGTTACGCCACCGAGACGGCTGGGCTCTACGCCTTCGCCCGCCTGGCCCAGGACGCACACGGTCAGTTCGTCGTGCGTGACCTGCTCGTTTCCGCCGAGGACCGCATCTCTGCCACTGGCCTGCAGTCGGTGAAGGTGGGGCAGATCGAGAGGGAGGCGAACGCGTGGCCGGACTGGATGCGCGAGGCCTTGCTGAAGGCGCCGGCCGAGCGGGACGCCTTCGTCGCCTCGTTCCGCGAGGGCATGGTGCGGAAGGGTGAGCCGTTGAGCGAGAAGCTGGCGAAGGGCAGTCGCCCGCGGCTGACCCGACCAGGCGGCGAGGATCCTGAGAGGTTCTATGCGCTGGTGGCTCGGGCCTACCGCGAGGTGTCTGCACAGACTCCTCGTCCGGCCCCCGTGCTCGCGGATGAGGCTGGGGTGCCCGTCGCCACGGTCCGGCGTTGGATCGCCGAAGCGCGACGGCGCGGGCATCTGCCTCCGGGGCGAGCGGCCTGAGAGGGAGGGATCCGAGGGGCGACCGAGGGGCCGTTTCTGGGCCTCTGGACGCCCCTTCGGCGTTGCCTCCCTCGCCTCCCCAACTAGCCATATCCGCAGGTCATGTACAGGGAGGCAGGGTGAGGACGCGGTCGGGGAGAACTCCCCTACTCCTCGTTGCCTCCCTCGTCGTCGGTGTCGTCGTCGCGGGCGGCGATGGCGTCGAGAATGCGGTCGAGGCTGACGTGCTGGCGGCCTCCGCCGGTCTTGTACTCGCCGTGCCCGGCGTCGTCGAGGACGCGCCGCAGGTCCCGGAACGTCCAGTCGCCGTAGGCGCCCGGGTTGCGCTCGGCGAGGCCGCGCAGGACGTCCTGCGTCAGCATCTTGGGCTCGTGGCCGAGGACGGCCGCGATGTCGGCGAGCTCGTCGGCCGGCTCAAACGCCGGGGCGTCCACCGGCCCGGTGCCCTCGTACACGGCGAGCGCCCGCTCGACGACCGGGGTGACCTCGTCGATGCCCTTCTCCGGGTCGCGGGCCACGTAGTGGGAGCGGATCACCTCGAACGGCTTGGCGGTGAAGCCGACGGTCACCGCGGTGCCGACGTCCTCGCCCGGGATCAGCGTGGTCGCGGTGATGCCCGCCTTGTGCTTTCCGGAGCCGAGCAGGCCGTCGTTGGCGACATGGTCGCCGACCGCGAACGCCACCCGGTGGGAGGTGTTGCGGGTGACGTCCCGCGGGATGCTGTCGGCCGTCGGCGACACGGTCACGAACACCAGCGTGATGCCGACCTTGCGCGCCTTCTTCAGCACCTTCACCGCCAGCTCGGCGGCCTCCTTGCCGTACTCCTTGTGCCCGAACAGTTCGTGGACCTCGTCGAACACGACGACCTTCGGCCGCATCCGCGGGTCCTTCAGGGCCAGTTCACGGGTCAGCTTGGTGGCGTCGCCGCCGAGCTCCTCCAGCAGCTTGCCCCGCTCAGTGACCTCGTCGCGCAGGTTCCGCAGCGCGACCAGCGCGGCCCGCAGATCCTCGTCCTCGTCGCCCTTGACCAGCACTCGCATGCGCGGCTTGAGCGGGTCGTAGTCGACGTTGTACGCCATGACGTAGGCCTCGACGACGACGAGCGGGTCGAGGATCGCGCCGAGCAGCAGGGCGACGACGATGGACGTCTTCCCGGAGCCCATGATGCCGCCGACCATCCAGTTCGCGGCCATGAGCTTGCCGATGATGGGTTCGCCGCGCTGGGAGACGGCGACGGGGACGCCCTTGAAGTAGTCGGTCGTGCCTTCGGTGAGGAGCGGCCAAGGCGGCACCATGCCGGACAGGGAGCCCTGGTCGGCGACCCACAGGTCGAGGACGCCGGGGGCCTTCGGGGGCTCGGTCGGCCACACCTCGACGGGCTTCCTGAGGAGGTTGTGGGCCAGCACCGTCTTCTTCGCGGCGACCATCTCGACGGTGACGCCGAGGGGGAGCTGCAGCTGTGTGTGCCAGCCGTTCCCGGACCGGGTCGTCGGCTGCACCCATCGGGGCTGCCAGCCGTCCTTGATGGCCTTGTTCAGCGGGGCGATGCCGAGGTTGCCCAGGGCGCGGATGATGGCGCCCTCGTCGGGGACGACGTCCCGGTTCTCGGCGTCGGCGGGGAGCGCCCAGGTGGGGGCGGTCTGCCGCTGGCGGCCCACCGTCCAGGCGCCGGCGACGGCGAGGACGGGCAGGGAGTACAGCAGCGGCCCCCAGACCACACCGGCGATGAAGGCGACCCAGCCGATGAAGTCGATGACCGCCTTCAGCGGGGTGAGGACGTCGTGGACATTGCCGGTCCCCCAGGCAAGGAGCAGACCGAGGAGCAGCAGGACGCTGCCTGCGCCGGCGGTCGCGTGGGCCACAGCTTCGGGTGCCTTCAGCACCATGTGCAGCAGCTCCATGCGCCGCTTGTGGCGGGCGAACCGGTAGGCGTAGGCCCGCTGCTCCCACTGGCGGACGAGTTCCTCGTTCCCCGCGGCCTCTGCCTGGCGCATCATCCGCGAGTGCAGGGCGGTGGTGCGGGCGTCCCAGGCGCGGCGGGTGAGGATGCGGGTGCCGCCGACGATGTACGAGCTGTGCCGCACGGCCGCCTTGTAGGCGCCGTTCTGGCGGGTCTCGACGACGACGCGGCGCAACGCGTCGATGCGTACCCGGCGGCGGGGGCGCGGCTGGTCGACGGTGGCCGGCTCGGGCGCGGTCTGCGGGTCGGGGGCGAACTTGAGCAGGGACACCTTGGGTGCGGTGTGCCCGTTGACCCGCTCGGGAACGGTGTCGGTCATGATGGCCTCTCCGGGTTTCGTGACGTATTTCGTGACGGGCCGGGCACGGGGCGGCCGACGGTTCCTAGGCCGGTGACGGCCGCCCCGGGGCGTGGCTACTTGCTCTGCTTGCGGCGCATGGCCTGCTTCTCGATGCGCTCGACGCGCCGCTTCAGGTCGGACAGGTCGACATCGGGGCCGGCCGCGCCGCGCTTGGCCATGCGGGCGACGAGGGCGGCGACGCGCAGCTTCTCGGCGGCGGTGAAGTCGGAGAACGTCAGGTCGTCGGCCATGGGTCAGCGTCCTTTCTGGAAGTCGGCCCACAGTCCGCGCAGGACCAGGGCGAGGATGGCGACCGATACGGCGCCGATGGCGACGGCCACGGCGAACAGCGAGGCGACCAGGCCGCCCGCGATCCCGAGACCGCCGATGGTCAGCCACTTGCGGGAGTCGAACGGAGCCGTTGCCTGCTGAGCAACGGTTGCCGGCGGCTGCTGCTGTGCGGCCTGCTGTGCGGCGAGGACGGCGGCCACGATGCGCACGACGTCGGTGTCCGCGGCGGCCTCCCGGGCGGCGGCCTCCGCCTTGTCGAGGGCGTCGCTCATGACCGGCCCCCCACGATTTCCCGGCGCAGCTCGGTCGCATCCCGGCGGGACAGGCCGAGCTCGTCCTGCAGCGTGCGGATGGTCACCGGCCGCCGCGTCGAGGTGACCGCCTCCCGGTTGAGCCTGCGGGCCTCCCTGCGCAGCTCGGCAGGGGTGCGAACGATCGGCTCGGTGACCATCTGCCGGGCCGTCTCGGCGGGTACCGCAGCGGTCGACTTGCGGGGAGTCCAGTCGTGCCACAGAGGGGACACGTCGGGCACCTCGATGACCGGCGGGATGACCACCTCGACCGGCTCGGCAGCCGTGACCGTCTCGGTCACACCTGCGTGGTCGTCTGCACCATGCAGGTCGACAACCGTGGGGGTCTGCCCCAAGGTTGCGGGGGACGGGGTAGCGGTCACCTCGGCGGCCGGAACCTCGTGGATAACATCCACAGGGTTCGGCTCGGTGTGACCGGCGAGGGCCTGGTGGATCTGCCGCATCAGGGCACCGAACGCGAGCAGCGCGGCCGTGGGCGGCACCGCGGCCACCACATAGTTCAGCGGGTCGGCGTGCGAGCCGACACCGGCCACGTTCAGCGCGATCGAACCACCTGACCCGACGACGGTCAGGGCGATCGCCCACGGGTCGACATGGCGGGCGATCGCGGCCCGCAGCCACATCAGCTCACCTGCCATGATGAACAGGTCCAGGCAGGCCGGCCACGCCCAGGCACGTACCGGGGCGCCGCCGAGCCCGTGCCCGAGAGCGACCTCGGCGAGATGCGCGTAGGACAGCCAGAACGCGGCGGCCGTCAGGGCGACGATGACCAGCCCGGCGGCGATAGCCAGGGCGCGGGTCGGGTTGCGCTTCACCGCTCCTCCTCGTCGAGCATCTCCAGCAGCTGGGCGAGCGCCACCTCGAGCCGGCCGATCGTCCGGGCCATCGCCTCGTCGTCGCCCATGTCGAGCTCCTTGGCCGTGGCGAGCTCCCGCCGGGCCGCCTCGATGCGGTAGCGGTCGTGGTCGTTCATCTGAAATCGGGCCATCACTCGCCCACCTCCGGGGCGGCGGCGCGCACCACACGGTGCGCGGCAAGGCAGGTGCCCTCGAGGTCTCGGCGGTCGACGGCGTCGACCAGGGCGGCCATCAGGGCAGGGACAGGGGGGAGGGGCCGGGCCGACCGGCACACCGCGCGCAGAGCGGCCTGCTCGGTCGGCCGGCGCACCGGCCAGCGGGAGGTCACCGGATCTCACCCCGCATCCGGATCGCCTCGCCGGCCATCCGCTCCAGCCGCATCGCCGCCGTCCGCAGCCCGCGCGCCACATGGGCGATGTCCTCCGCGGGGAAGCTCGACTGCACGTCGACCTCGACGTCGACGACCGGCACCAGCTCCGCGAACGGCGCCCACGAGATCCGGCACGCCAGCACCGGCACCAGCCCGCGGGCCTCCGTCTGCGCGACCGCCTTCACCCGCGCCGAGTTGTGCGTGATGTCGTTGCGGCCGATGTCCCGGCCCATCTGCCAGTGATGGCCGATGCACCACGCCGGACACTCGAACTCGACGGGGCCGTGGTCGATCGTGTGCAGGACGACGGTGCTCACTGGCCCTCACCCCGCTCCACCCACACGAACGGCCGGATCGTCGCGGCGGCCTTGAACACGCGGATCGCCGCGCCCGCCGGGGCATCCGGCAGGGCATACACCCGGCCGCCCTCCAGCGAGGCCAGCATCCGCGCGGCATGGTGCTCGCACCCGTTCGCGCCCGTGGTGTTCGTTACCAGCACCGTCACGACGGGCGGCCCGTCACACGGCGTCGGGTCCTCCGGGTGGGCGGCCGGGCAGCGAGGCACACTCGCCACCGGATAGGCGCGACCCATCGCCTGGCGCAACCCTTCGAGACGGTCCGCCTGCCACGGGCTGAAAGAGCCGTCCCGCAGCTGCTCGATGACCCGCCACACCTCGGTGAAGGAGTGGCCGGCGAGCGTCGACTCGACCTCGCCGCGCACCTCCTCCACGGTCATCAGGGCCGGGTCACGGTCGGGGTCTGTCTCGGTGAAGCCGAGCACCAGCGCGGCGAACAGCTCGTCTCGGGACACCCGGTAGTCGAGGCGGACCACCGCATATCCGTGCGGCGCGTCGTCGTGGACGTTCTGCAGGCCCGTCGGGCCGAAGGTGGGGAGGCTCATGCGGCACGCCCCTTGGTGACCTCGTTGGCCTGCTGGGCGATGCGGGCCAGGTGCCGCAGCTCGGACGCGAACCCGATCAGCTCGTCGGCCAGGTGCTCGGCCATCTCCGGGGTCAGCTGCGCGTAGTCGTTGCCGCCGCGGTCCTCGATGGAGATGTGCGCCCCGCGCAGCCGGGCGTCGCTGGCCGTCGGGTCCGACTGGATACCGGCGAACAGCTCGTGCACCGCGCCAGCGTTCGTGAACGAGTAGACGGATACGCCGGCCGTTGCCGAGTAGTGGGCGAGGTCCTCGACGTCCCGGACCGGCTCGTCGACGTGGTCCTCGGTGCACCACGTCGGGCACTGGATCCACACGGTCACCGACGTGCCGTTGGTGCGGCCGATCTTCGCGGGCACCAGACGGGACCCCAGCTGCAGCGGCGACTGCTCGACGGCCGACGGCTGCGACGGAATCGCGGCGAGGTTGACGGAGGTGTTGGTTTTCACAGCGCGACCGCCAGTTCGCTGGTCGGGATGCCGCGGTCCGTGAGGTACTGCGTGAAGGCGGCGCGGGAGACACGGATGG
It includes:
- a CDS encoding DUF6907 domain-containing protein; translation: MKTNTSVNLAAIPSQPSAVEQSPLQLGSRLVPAKIGRTNGTSVTVWIQCPTWCTEDHVDEPVRDVEDLAHYSATAGVSVYSFTNAGAVHELFAGIQSDPTASDARLRGAHISIEDRGGNDYAQLTPEMAEHLADELIGFASELRHLARIAQQANEVTKGRAA
- a CDS encoding DUF6907 domain-containing protein; translation: MSTVVLHTIDHGPVEFECPAWCIGHHWQMGRDIGRNDITHNSARVKAVAQTEARGLVPVLACRISWAPFAELVPVVDVEVDVQSSFPAEDIAHVARGLRTAAMRLERMAGEAIRMRGEIR
- a CDS encoding zonular occludens toxin domain-containing protein, which codes for MTDTVPERVNGHTAPKVSLLKFAPDPQTAPEPATVDQPRPRRRVRIDALRRVVVETRQNGAYKAAVRHSSYIVGGTRILTRRAWDARTTALHSRMMRQAEAAGNEELVRQWEQRAYAYRFARHKRRMELLHMVLKAPEAVAHATAGAGSVLLLLGLLLAWGTGNVHDVLTPLKAVIDFIGWVAFIAGVVWGPLLYSLPVLAVAGAWTVGRQRQTAPTWALPADAENRDVVPDEGAIIRALGNLGIAPLNKAIKDGWQPRWVQPTTRSGNGWHTQLQLPLGVTVEMVAAKKTVLAHNLLRKPVEVWPTEPPKAPGVLDLWVADQGSLSGMVPPWPLLTEGTTDYFKGVPVAVSQRGEPIIGKLMAANWMVGGIMGSGKTSIVVALLLGAILDPLVVVEAYVMAYNVDYDPLKPRMRVLVKGDEDEDLRAALVALRNLRDEVTERGKLLEELGGDATKLTRELALKDPRMRPKVVVFDEVHELFGHKEYGKEAAELAVKVLKKARKVGITLVFVTVSPTADSIPRDVTRNTSHRVAFAVGDHVANDGLLGSGKHKAGITATTLIPGEDVGTAVTVGFTAKPFEVIRSHYVARDPEKGIDEVTPVVERALAVYEGTGPVDAPAFEPADELADIAAVLGHEPKMLTQDVLRGLAERNPGAYGDWTFRDLRRVLDDAGHGEYKTGGGRQHVSLDRILDAIAARDDDTDDEGGNEE
- a CDS encoding DNA-binding protein; this translates as MTETRPTLTDIRKWPATVSVPKGAQALGCSPNHLHERIRRGDSPVKTLQFGKRHVVITADLLRVLSGEDREAV
- a CDS encoding helix-turn-helix domain-containing protein codes for the protein MVEKINYSIDEAVEASGLGRSTIFELIKSGDLPSFKEGRRRLIPADAIRAHSARRLAEQNGQAA
- a CDS encoding DUF2637 domain-containing protein, which encodes MKRNPTRALAIAAGLVIVALTAAAFWLSYAHLAEVALGHGLGGAPVRAWAWPACLDLFIMAGELMWLRAAIARHVDPWAIALTVVGSGGSIALNVAGVGSHADPLNYVVAAVPPTAALLAFGALMRQIHQALAGHTEPNPVDVIHEVPAAEVTATPSPATLGQTPTVVDLHGADDHAGVTETVTAAEPVEVVIPPVIEVPDVSPLWHDWTPRKSTAAVPAETARQMVTEPIVRTPAELRREARRLNREAVTSTRRPVTIRTLQDELGLSRRDATELRREIVGGRS
- a CDS encoding DNA primase family protein, with translation MTDEREMPPPTNPMAVARDLAPAWRHPDTGLLTRRHWRGTWMRWEGSYWREMDDQEVRASLYKKLEHAEYCAGVDKHGVPIIKPWSPTKRKISDLMEAISAVTHLRPSVDAPEWISRDGLSRDSANYNAHGTESPIVACTNGLLRVADRELLPLTPGFFNLVSVPFDYDPDATAPNWQQFLKQVWPDDQKSIAALQEWFGYVLSGRTDQQKILLIVGPTRSGKGTIARILTNLVGKGNMAGPTLAGLATNFGLSPLLGKSLAVISDARLAGRDGHQVVERLLTISGEDTIDVDRKFRDPWTGKMPTRLMILSNELPNFGDASGVIARRFIVLNMTVSWLGKEDTDLTDKLAAEMPGILNWALDGLARLERQGHITEPPGSAEAVTTMQDTASPTSAFVRECCDKGPTHEVLVDELWEAWKEWAEDQGIRPGSKAMLGRNLLSVVPQAKRTRPRDDSGKQIPTYSGIGLKNYTRNGESPDSTRLKDYGSGLRRAETGLSPLWAQHSEAPKCARCDFPFEPLTPGQTTHPGCDAA
- a CDS encoding DUF6257 family protein, with amino-acid sequence MADDLTFSDFTAAEKLRVAALVARMAKRGAAGPDVDLSDLKRRVERIEKQAMRRKQSK